GGACAGACTTGATCAAGTAATAGATGAAATGAAGCAGGACAGGAACCTTGGAGACTATATCAAGAAAAAGCCCTGGCCTGACAAATACACTAAAACAGACGAGGTAACCAACCTCTACAGGCAAGAGATTGGCGGCAACCACAGGTTAATTTACACCATCAGAGGCAGGAAAGAAGACAAGGTTTACCAACTCTTGGATTTGCTCACGCATAAAGAATACGACAGGTTGTTTGGCTATAGCACGACATAGTCGCTATAGCTCTGTCGAGTCTTCTAGAGATTTTCTTGCTCTTTCACTTTCTATGAATATCCAGGATATAGAGCCATCCTTGTTCTGTGTTATCTTGTTCGACCTTTCCAGGTAGGCAAGTGCTACGCCAAGAGTTCCGTACTGGACTCCCCTTGGCAGTGCCTTCCAGAGCAGGGTCTTTGATTCAAAGTATTGTTCTTTCCTGATGGCACCTTCTATCATTTCCAGAGTATCAAGGCGGGGCATGATCTGCCTACGCGAGGATGAAGGGCGTTTTTTCGAAGCAGTCTTGCTTCTTGCTTTTGATCGTTTCAAAATACTCATTTCTTCATTTCAGCCCCTACGTTCCTACAGAGGAACGACTACTATTTATACATAGATGCATATACAATTATGTATATCAGACTTGATATGACGGAGCCCAGTCTAATACACAGTTAATTCTTTAAAGCAAGCAGGCCGTTCCACTGGAAGCACGCCCCTCCCCTTGCATTATTCCCGCACCACCCTAGAACCGTCGGCAGTCATCGAGAACCGAAAGACGGCGTCCACCTCCGAGTCCTCGAAAATGTCTGCGTCGTGCGTGATTATTATCATCTGGGCAAGCGGCCCCGCCCCTTCCCGGAACGCCTCCGATATTATCCGCACGAGCGCCTTGCGCCTCTCCTCGTCAAGGTGCGTGGTCGGCTCGTCCAGTATGACGAAATCAAGCTTGCTTGCGCCCATCATGTAGGCGATTCCAAGGCGAAGCGCAAGGGCGACTGCCACCTTTTCCCCGCCGGAAAGCGAGTCCATGTCCACCTCGCCGTTCCGTCCGTAACAGGTGATGGCTATCTCGCGCGCCTTTTCTGCCAGCTCTATCCTTGAAATGCCGATGTTGAACAGCGTGGCATATTCCGACGCCTTTTTCGATATAGTGCCAAGGGCCCACGACCTGAGGCTCATGCCGACTGCGCCGTCGCGGTTGTACACAAGCGAGCGAATCCGCTCCAGCATGCCCACAAAGCCTGCCGCTGCTTCAAGCTTCTTTGCAGCAGTCCTGCAAAAGTCTATAACATTCTTGGCGTCCTCGGCGGCCTTTCTGTAACTTCCCATCCGGGCGCTTGCGTCCTGCAGCTTTTGCATCACCTTCCAGCGCTCGTCCTTTGCAGCAGTATACTGGGCAGGAGAAAAGCTCCTTGCCTTTTCCCTGATGCTCGCAACATCTTCTGCAAGCGCCCTTGAAGCGTCGTCTATGGCAAGCGCATGCGGATCGTCAACCCTTATGATCTCCTTTGGCAGGCCGGACAGCGCCTCCCTGCGCAGGGCAAGGTCGACTTCGATGCGAGAAACGTCCTCCTGCGAAGCTATAGAGTTGCCGGACAGAAACGCCTCTGCTGACGCGATCTTCTTGCCCTCTTCTGCCAGCTTTTGCTCCTCCTTTTTCAGGTTGACCCTTTCAACCTGAAGGCTTGACCTGGCGCTTGCGATGCGGTTTACCTCCGCCTGGATGTGGGCCGTGTCAAACATGTCGTTTATCCTGCTCACCTGCGAGTTGCACACCGGGCACCTGCCGTCGCCTGTCAGCTGGAGCCGGCCGGCGCATTCAAGCAGGCCGCGCATCTTGCCTGCGTCGCTTTCGCTCTTTTCGATCTGCCTCTGCACCTCCTCCAGCTCGTCTTTTACCATCGACAGCCGGATGCAGTTTTCCTCCTTGCCGGCGATGGTGGCAAGCGCGCTCTTGGCCTCCCTCACCACCCTCTCAAGGCGCGCCGCCTCACCGGCCACCTGGTCGCGCTTTTCGTTCACGTACTTTATCAATTGTTTCTCCTTTGCCTGCGCCTCTGCGGCCTTTTCCCGCAGCGGCTCCAGCCTTTCTATTTCGGATTCAAGCTGGCGCAGGCGCCCTTCCAGGCGCGCCTTTTCCTCCTCGTACTCGCCGACAAGCCTTTCGGCATCAGCAAGCTCTTTCTCGCTCTTGGCAAGCTGCTCCTGTAGTCTTGACATTTCAAGGTCGGTGTAGCCGCCTGTCTCGTCGCGCAGCCTGTCGCGGAAACCTGCGATCACGTCCTTCATCGTCGAAAACGCAAGGTCGAGCCTGTCTATTCCTATCAGGCCGTTTATGAGCTCCTTGAACTCTTTTGGCTGCGCCTCCACTATCCTTGCAAGCTCGCCCTGCTGCACCACCGCCGCGACGCGCAGCTTTTTGTAGTCAAGGCCGAGCACCTTTGCTACCTCTGCGCTGGTCGACTCGCCGTACTGCTTGCGCTCGCCCCCTGCCAGCTTTTTGTTCACCTGCTTGCCTGCGTCTGACACGAGCTCCAGCTGTGAAAACGCGGCCGAGCCGGCAGTCGTGAGCGACCTTGCGACCTGGAACTCGCGGCCGTTGAGCGTAAAGCGCATCCTGACCACCGCCTGGCCGGAGGCGCCGCGCCTGACAAGGTTCTTGTTGGCCTTTCTCATGTGCTCGCCAAAGAGCGAATAGGTTATGGCGTCGATTACCGAGGACTTGCCGGCGCCGTTGTGGCCGACGAATATCGTTATCCCCCTGCCAAACTCCATCCTCGTCTCCTTGTGGGAGATGAAATCTTTCAGCTCCAGGTCTTTTATCATGAGTTTCTTTCCTCTTTCTTTTTAAAGGCCTCCCATACCATGTCAAGCGCTACGCCTGCTTCGCCGGCGGCTGCAGCAGGCAGGAGATCGTGGATTGCAAGGCGCGCCGCCTCTTCAGAGCCCAGCGCTTCCCTTGACAGCCGGAACAGCTCTTCCTCCAGGTCTGCGGGGCGCTCGTCGTACACTATGGCCTGCGCCTGCTGCTCTTCCAGCGGCTGCCAGACATAATGTATGCAATAATCGTTCAGCCGGACAAGGTTTGCCGCCACCATCCGGGAATCGATGTTGCTGTTGTTCTTGCCTTCCACCTCTACCCTGACGACAGGCTTTTTGGCAAGGGCAGAAGCCTTTTTGATTATAGAGTCGATGCCGGCCGCAAGGTCGCCATAGTCAAGCCGGACTGAAAATTGCGGGCGCCGGTGCAGCGGGATCCAGTGCACGCCGGCCTCTTTACCAGACATGTCGACCAGCGCAAATCCCTTTTCCACGTCCTTTATCCCCTCGCTTGGCGTCAGGTCAAGCGAGCCGGGGTACACCAGCGGCCCGCCCAGGTTTGCAAAGCGCTTTTCGTGGTGGTCGTGGTAGTGTCCCATCGCATAATAGTCGAAACTTGCAGGCAGGTCGGTCGAGTTTATCTCGCCGGCAAACTTGTTGAGATCGGTCAGCCCCTGGTGCAGGACGAGGATCTTTTTCTTGCCGTCATCGTGCCTCTTGGCCGCCTGCTCTGACACCTTCAGCCTTTCCACGAGTGAGTCGACGTTGCTGCGCCTTTCCTTGTCTGCGCCAAACACGACAATACTGTCGCCGACGACAAGCGGCTCGTCAGTTTTCAGTCGTTTCATCAGCCCGAGGTTTCCAAACACGTGCGCAAATGGCACGTCTCGCAGGCGGCTGATGTCGTGCTCGCCAAGCACAAAGGCGACAGGTATCTCTTTTTCCTTTAGTTTTTTCAGCGCGTTGGCAAGAGTTATGACAGACTTGCCGTTTGGCCGGGGCGTGTGGAATATGTCGCCGGCAAGAAGTACGAGCTGCACGCCCTCTTTGATCGAAATGTCAACTGCTTCCCGGAAGGTTTCGTAGACGTCTTCTTCCCGCTCTTCAAGGTTGAACTGCGAATAGCCAAGGTGCAGGTCGGAAATGTGAGCTATCAGCATCTGGCTCTGCTCCCGGATCCAATGTCCTCTAAACTAAAGGTTTTGGATTATTGTCATCTTGTCCGGTCCTGTTAACAATTCGCGAGTGGGATAATAGTCCCAGAACATTCCCACCGGCACAAAGGATCATGCAACTCCAGCGAATATGTACTCTGCAGCGACCAACTCGCAACAGGCAGTCGGTTTTTCATATCACTTGCTGGCAAGAGGACTATCAGTTTAATTTGCGTCTGACTTCCAGCTTGTCAGCAATTAACGCAAGAGAAAGCGGAGCTGCATGAAAATTAACAGACTATAAACAAAATAGCAATACTCTCACAGTTTTTTGTAAATCTTACTTCGGTGGCCAAGATCAACAACCAGAACCAGCATTTTTCCCTTCTCAATACTCACTATTGCGCGATAATCTCCAACTCTTATTGAATAAAGGTTGACCCCGCTTAGCTTCTTTGCCATAGCAAATGGATCTGCGGCCGCCTCATCAAGTCTTTCAATTATTCGTTCTTGGGCCACCCGGTCGAGTTTTTGCAGCTTCTTGAACGTGGTTTCTGTCCACCTTATTTCAAAAGTCATTTGATTTTCAGTCTTTGCTTGACTTCCTTCATCGATAGCGTCCTGCCTGCCTTGATATCCTCCAGACTCTGCTCTATTTCCCTTATTGTCGCTTCGCTCAATTCTCCTTCGTCCGTCTTTATGGATATTAGTCGCTCGACAACCTTGTTGTAGGATTCTCCGGGATATAGCTTGAGTTCCTTTAATTTGTCTCTGACGCTTTTGTCAAGTTGTATTGTGGTGCCCATATATGCACTAGCTATATGCAGCTATAGCTATTTATAGGTCACTATAAGCGGCAAGTCTTCATTGGATCTATTTTCATCCGTATTCGCCATCCGACAGATAATTGATAGCGTCGGAAGAAAAGTTGTCTCTATCAAAGCCAATTCCGGAACTAGTGAGCGCAATACTGTTGACAGAATTCTGAGATTCTTCTCATTGGCTATGATTTTGATAAACAATCCTTTTTTTCCAAAAGTGTAAAGAGATGATAGGGGCGGAAGTACATTGCGCCACAAGATGTCGTTTTCCATAGCAATCATAAGACAAAGGTAGAAGTAGAGCGTATTTTCTATTGCATTGCAGACTAATCCTGTATGTAGCCCGGCGGCACGTACGAGTCAGACGACTCTTTTGCTATCTCTTTTGCGGCCGCCAGCTGGCTCCACTGCTCCACTGCCTTCAGGTCGCCTCCTATCTTGCGCTCCTTTACCTCGTCTGCCCTGACAAACGTGGGAAGGTTGACCCACTGTCCTGCAAACACTGCCTCGCCGGGGTTCAGGGACGGCAGTTGGTCTATGAGGTCGCGGCTTAGAGCCTCGCTTGCCGCCGACACCTGCATCTGGTCGTCAGGCTGGATCATG
The sequence above is drawn from the Nitrososphaera viennensis EN76 genome and encodes:
- a CDS encoding type II toxin-antitoxin system HigB family toxin, whose translation is MARKKFRVFASPDVLDVLKTLSNKDPTKDRLDQVIDEMKQDRNLGDYIKKKPWPDKYTKTDEVTNLYRQEIGGNHRLIYTIRGRKEDKVYQLLDLLTHKEYDRLFGYSTT
- a CDS encoding DUF7557 family protein, with the translated sequence MGTTIQLDKSVRDKLKELKLYPGESYNKVVERLISIKTDEGELSEATIREIEQSLEDIKAGRTLSMKEVKQRLKIK
- a CDS encoding metallophosphoesterase family protein, whose translation is MLIAHISDLHLGYSQFNLEEREEDVYETFREAVDISIKEGVQLVLLAGDIFHTPRPNGKSVITLANALKKLKEKEIPVAFVLGEHDISRLRDVPFAHVFGNLGLMKRLKTDEPLVVGDSIVVFGADKERRSNVDSLVERLKVSEQAAKRHDDGKKKILVLHQGLTDLNKFAGEINSTDLPASFDYYAMGHYHDHHEKRFANLGGPLVYPGSLDLTPSEGIKDVEKGFALVDMSGKEAGVHWIPLHRRPQFSVRLDYGDLAAGIDSIIKKASALAKKPVVRVEVEGKNNSNIDSRMVAANLVRLNDYCIHYVWQPLEEQQAQAIVYDERPADLEEELFRLSREALGSEEAARLAIHDLLPAAAAGEAGVALDMVWEAFKKKEERNS
- a CDS encoding type II toxin-antitoxin system RelE family toxin, encoding MTFEIRWTETTFKKLQKLDRVAQERIIERLDEAAADPFAMAKKLSGVNLYSIRVGDYRAIVSIEKGKMLVLVVDLGHRSKIYKKL
- a CDS encoding AAA family ATPase — its product is MIKDLELKDFISHKETRMEFGRGITIFVGHNGAGKSSVIDAITYSLFGEHMRKANKNLVRRGASGQAVVRMRFTLNGREFQVARSLTTAGSAAFSQLELVSDAGKQVNKKLAGGERKQYGESTSAEVAKVLGLDYKKLRVAAVVQQGELARIVEAQPKEFKELINGLIGIDRLDLAFSTMKDVIAGFRDRLRDETGGYTDLEMSRLQEQLAKSEKELADAERLVGEYEEEKARLEGRLRQLESEIERLEPLREKAAEAQAKEKQLIKYVNEKRDQVAGEAARLERVVREAKSALATIAGKEENCIRLSMVKDELEEVQRQIEKSESDAGKMRGLLECAGRLQLTGDGRCPVCNSQVSRINDMFDTAHIQAEVNRIASARSSLQVERVNLKKEEQKLAEEGKKIASAEAFLSGNSIASQEDVSRIEVDLALRREALSGLPKEIIRVDDPHALAIDDASRALAEDVASIREKARSFSPAQYTAAKDERWKVMQKLQDASARMGSYRKAAEDAKNVIDFCRTAAKKLEAAAGFVGMLERIRSLVYNRDGAVGMSLRSWALGTISKKASEYATLFNIGISRIELAEKAREIAITCYGRNGEVDMDSLSGGEKVAVALALRLGIAYMMGASKLDFVILDEPTTHLDEERRKALVRIISEAFREGAGPLAQMIIITHDADIFEDSEVDAVFRFSMTADGSRVVRE